A single window of Kwoniella dejecticola CBS 10117 chromosome 8, complete sequence DNA harbors:
- a CDS encoding sorting nexin-3, with protein MSQSQPYDTNQYYQNNHNQAYQSPSHSQTFQGYNSNFNPNTNQGYSSPQQYQQQQGQGQNQYPSQGFQSPSVGFGSQEQQGWPQSPPVQQQQQPPQGYQNSNSNLPSGQQGYFGQGGYNQQPQSPPVEVTHSPFVRTDSSARMTFTDMARMAGRPQTFDEMYAVPESFLEIEIRNPMTHGIGRKMYTDYEIVCMTNIPAFKLRHSVVRRRYSDFEAFRDILERESTRVNIPPLPGKVFTNRFTDDIIEQRREGLQRFLEIVAGHPLLQTGSKVLCAFLQDPSWEKSQWV; from the exons ATGAGTCAATCACAGCCGTACGATACGAATC AGTACTATCAGAACAACCATAATCAGGCTTATCAATCCCCATCCCACTCCCAGACTTTTCAAGGGTACAATTCCAACTTCAATCCGAATACCAATCAAGGATATTCATCTCCtcaacaatatcaacaacaacaaggtcaaggacagAACCAATACCCTTCACAGGGATTCCAATCGCCCAGTGTAGGTTTCGGCtctcaagaacaacaaggaTGGCCTCAATCGCCTCCTgtccaacagcaacaacagccCCCGCAAGGTTATCAAAATTCGAATTCAAATTTACCTTCGGGACAACAGGGGTATTTCGGTCAAGGGGGATATAATCAACAACCCCAAAGTCCGCCTG TGGAAGTAACGCATTCGCCATTCGTCCGGACAGACTCTTCAGCTCGAATGACATTCACAGATATGGCCCGAATGGCAGGCAGACCGCAGACTTTCGACGAGATGTACGCTGTCCCAGAAAGCTTCTTGGAGATTGAGATTAGGAACCCGATGACTCATGGGATAGGGAGGAAGATGTATACGGATTATGAGATTGTCTGTATG ACCAATATCCCAGCGTTCAAACTACGTCACTCGGTCGTACGCCGTCGATACTCCGACTTCGAGGCTTTCAGAGATATACTAGAGAGAGAAAGTACGCGGGTGAATATACCGCCGTTGCCTGGGAAA GTATTCACAAACAGATTCACCGATGATATCATTGAACAACGTCGAGAAGGCCTGCAAAGGTTCTTGGAGATCGTAGCTGGTCATCCGTTGTTACAGACCGGAAGTAAAGTCCTGTGTGCTTTCTTACAGGACCCATCTTGGGAGAAATCACAATGGGTCTAA